In Rhinolophus sinicus isolate RSC01 linkage group LG01, ASM3656204v1, whole genome shotgun sequence, the genomic stretch aaaagagccagtcagaaatgagtacaataactgaaatgaagtatacattagaggaaatcaacagtagattagatgaaacagaggatcaagtcagaaatttagaagataaggtatcagaaaacacacccaattagaacagcaaaaggaatccaaaaaaaaatgaggatactttaagggcctctgagacaacatcaagtgtaccaacattcgcatcatagaggtaccagaggagaagagagaaagcaaggaattaaaaacctatttaatgaaataatgatggaaaactcccctaatctggcaaaagaaatagacatacaaacccaggaagtgcagagtcccaaagaagatgaatcCAAAAACCCACAGTAagacacataatttaaaatgctaatgattaaagctgaaaaaaaaaaaaaaagaatcttaaaagcagcaagagaaaagcagttagttgcctacaagggtgctcccacaagactgtcagttgattgctcaacagcaactttgcaggctagagggatttgcacaaaatattcaaagtaatgaaaagcaaggacctacaaccaagattactctacccagcaaagctatcatttagaatcaaaggatagctgaagaacttcccagacaagaaagagctaaaggagttcatcaccatcaaaccagtattacaaggaatcttagagggacttctttaaaatggaaaaaataaaaagcaaaaatatgaataataaaatggcaataactgtataccaacaattattttaaatgtaaacggattaaatgctccaatgacaagagagggtggctgaatggataagaaaacaagtctcTTACATAccctgcctataagagactcactgcagattgaaagacacactgaaactaaagggatggaaaaaacatttcataaaaatggaaatgaaaaaaaacaaagcttgggtaacaatacttacactagacaaaatagactttaataaaactagaggctataacaagagacaaagaaggacccaataatcctatttatgggtatttatccaaagaaacccaaaatgctacctcaaggggatgtgtgcgtctatatgttcattgcaacattgtttacaatggccaagatgtggaggcagcctgggtgtccctcaatggatgaatggataaagaggaggtggtgcatattcaacacaatgggatattgctcagccatggaagggaatgggttcttgccatctgtggcggcatggatggacctggaggacattgtgctgaatggagtatgacagacagagaaagacagatgcagtgtgatttcgcttatttgtggaatctaaagaacaaaataaacaaacaaaacagaaacagactcatagatacagagaacattttgatgtttgccagatgggagggggttgggggcatgggtgaaaaaggggaagggattaagtacaaattggctgtttacaaagtagtcatggagatgtagggtataacataaggaatagagtcaataatgttttaataactatgtatggtgtcagatgggtactagatttatcggggtgatagatgggagggaggttgaagGACAGGGTGAAACAGTGaaggattaataagtacaaattggtagttacaaaatagtcatggggatataaagtaaaacatagggaatatagtcaataatatggttataactatgtatagtaccatgtgggtactagattagtcagggggatcacttcttaaattatattaatgtctaaatactatgctgtatacctgaaattaatataaaataatattgaatgtcactgtaattgaaaaatgaaaaaagcagggggagggggcaataagaggttcaaatttccaggtataaaacaaagaagtcctggggatgtaatgcacagcgtggggaatatagtcaataacattgtgagaGCATGgtatggtgttagatggttgctggacttattacagtgatcacttctttaggtgtataaatgttcaataaccatggtgtactcctgaaagtaatataatattgtatgttagctgtattttaataaaaatctttgacaaaataaaatactttggaatacACATAACCAAGGAGACATTAAGACTTGTACACTGGGGCTGGCCCGACCCCATGGTAGCAAATCCTTAGGGGTGAAACTGAATTTTGGAAACATCTCCGGACCTCCAACTCCACGGAGCAGTTGGAGCTCCTTGcccctaactccaaaggctgccagttcgattcccacatgggccagtgggctctcaaccgcaatgttgctggttcaactcctcgagtccctcaagaaatggtgggctgcaccccctgcaactagcaacggcaactggacctggagctgagctgcaccctccacaattaagactgaaagaacaacttgaaagctgaacagcaccctccacaactaagattgaaaagacaacaacttgacttggaaaaaagtcctggaagtacacactgttccccaataaagttctgttccccttctccaataaaatcttaaaaaagaaaaagacttgtacattgaaaactacaaaatatcgctgaaataaattagacagaaataaatggaaagatatcccgtGTTCATTGATGGGAAGGTTATTTTTGTTAAgctgtcaatactacccaaagtgatctatagattcaatacactCCCTGTTAAAATCCcacccattttttcttttgtttgtttgttttaaggagggcacagctcacagtggcccatgcggggatcaaaccgacaaccttggtgttatcagcaccatgctctaaccaactgagctaaccagccaccctgcCACACACCagtgtttttgaagaaatagaaaagtccaTCCAAAAGTTCATATGAAATTTCAAgtgaccctgaatagccaaaacatcttgaaaaagaacaaagttggagaattcatacaacttcttgatttcaaaactcattagaaagctacagtaatcaaaacagtgtggtacaagcataaggacagacatataCAGGCCAATGGTATtagaatagagagccccaaaataaatCCTCGTGTACACGGCTTAACGGTTTTCCACAGGGGTGCCAAGACATTCAacggggaaaggacagtcttttcaacaaatggtgctgggaaaattgaatattcacatgcaaaagaatgaagttggatccttacctttacaccacatacaaaaattaactcaaaatggatcaaagacataaaactgtaaaactcttggaagaaaacaaaagggtaaagttcatgacattggattttgCAAtggtttcttggatatgacaACAAACGCACAGgcaataaaagacaaaatagataaattggacttcatcaaaattaaacacttttcttCATCAAAGGATACTACCAACAGCATGAAAAGGCAACCGACCGAATGGGAATTCTTGAATTTTGTGCTGGGTACGTTACCCATCCAggtacattattataatttttagtgtGTCCAGTTCTAAGTGGCCCCCTGAGAACGCTAAACCCTTACTCCAGCGGTGTTGCTGCGGAAACAGAACATGTCTTGGAGTGCTCTTCTTTCACCTGCCTTCCAAGCCTCAGAGTGTTGTTTTGCTGCCCTCCATGGCAGCAAATCCTCAGGGGTGAAACTGAATTTTGGAAACAGCCCCAAGTGGTTCAGAGCCAAGACTGGTAGATGTTGCTTTTGACTAGAGAATAGATggcttgctttatttatttatttatttatttatttatttatttatttatttattttctgcctcaTTTCACCAAGAAACTGAGGCCTTGGGCTGGTCCAAAGGACAATTTCCTTATGTGGTCTGGAGGCTGTTTACAGAGAGGAGTCCCCAAGATGTTCTGTCCTCTCCAGCATCGTGGAAATGGGTGCATAGTCTCCGACAGTAGATTattcaaaacattgttttcacTACAAGTGAAAGAGCCACCACCAAGTGCcttaagtgaaaaaaggaaagatttattAGCCCCAAAGCCAGGAAGGACACTGAGGGAGCTCACAAAATTGAGGAAAGAGCACAGAACTAGGGCCCCAAGGGCTGGAATTTAGGTTGCCTGTCTGGCATTCTCCTCCTCTCCAagtgtctctgcctctctttgCTTGTTGACCTCTCTTGCCTTCTATTCCAGAAAGACCTCCCCAGAGGGCAAGAAACATGGTTGCCACAGCCTCCAGTTTAGTAATCCCAGTTCCAtctataaattccaggggagttctCTAACTGGCCTTGCTCAGGTCCAGGCCCACCCTTTGAGCCAATCACTGCAGTGAGAGGAATGCGGTTCTAAGACTGACTGGGAACTAAGTCACCTGTCTactcctggtgtgtgtgtgtgtgtgtgtgtgtgtgtgtgtgtgtgtgtgtaacatttgCTACCAAAataaggggagggggaaaaaagctttcAGGCTACTTTGAACTATGATAAGGACAGTGCCACCTGGGGTGTGCTAAGAATCCACATGGTCTCCAGAATTCTTCAGGAAACTAGAATCTAGTTTGGGAGACAAGACACAAAAATAACCAGAATGCAACAGCTTGCAGTGACTCAAAGAGTGGCTAAGAATATCTGGAACTCCCTACCCACCTCATAAGCTTGTCTCTTGGGCAAAAATTAGACACTTAATGTGAAAAGGCTTTGAAAACACAGCAGTAACAAAGCCCTTTACAGGTCACCTGGCACATTCACACCCACCCTGGGGGCAAAGCATGGGCTCTGGTGTCAGACTGCCTCACCTTCCTGAGctacaaaatgggaatgataCTAGTTCtcacctcatagggttgttggagAATTAGGGATCATGGGTGTGGAGTACTCAGCAGAGTGGTATACAGTAGGTGATCAATACATGTAAGgtaggatttttgcatattgTGACCTGAGCCTCTTTAACCACCTACAGGATAGACATGGCAAGACTAACATTCCCACTTTATAAGGAGGACACAGAAATAAAGGACTTGTCTGCTAGTTATTAGTCCTGCTGGTGATGGCAGAGCTAGGGAAAACCAGCACCGTGTTCCCAAGGTTCGCATTCCAAAAGGGTCAGGCCTAAGAGAGGCCTGTAGAGTGCCAGGTGGAGGTGTAGAGAGACAGCCAGTGTTCATGGAGAAGTGGGGATGTCCTTTGGGGTCAGCCAGTACCTTGTATGAAGCAGGGTAGGCTGTGAAGGGACGTGCAAGCCCTCTGCCGGCCTCCATTTATGCTGGGGGCTTGGAGCATTATGGGGGTAGGAAGCGTGTGGGGCTTATCACCCCAAGCCTTCCTCAGCCGTCTGACACCCGTGCCTCCTCAGGTACCCggtccccaccccccagagctCCTTTCCCGTGCGCATGTTTCCCGGACCCATGCATTCTCCTCTATAAATACCAGCTCTGGTATTTTGGGTTGGCAGCTGTTGCTGCCAGAGAGATGGCTGGGTTGACATGCGGCTCCTGACAAAACACaaacccctggtgtgtgtgtggttgtgggTGGTGGTGTGAGTAGGGGGATGAATcagagaggggtggggtggataCAAGGGGGCAGAAGCCAGGCGAAGTTGGTGGCACGGAGGTGAGTGTACATAGTGATTGGAAACTGAAAGTGGAACAGACCCTTTCTGGAAATCACCCTGTTGCTTATAAACTTGAGGCCCCACCTTCACcagtaggggtgggggtgggggtgaggaaaagGGCCTATACTAGtccagagggaaactgaggctcagagctaGAACCCAGGTTCCAGTGGACATACCTGAGCAGGCCAGCTCTGGCCAGGATTGCTCTCTGCCCCCAGGGCACCCTCCCATCCTTGGGCCTGCCAGAGATTCCCCACCTCTAGGCCTGACTGATGGTCTCCTGGTCTTCACCTGAGCCCTCCCAAACTTCTGCCACTTCTAGAGAATCTTTAGAAAAAAGGTGACTTGGAGACTTTCTTGGGAACAGGCCTTGTCCCTTCAGTAAATGACCCAAAGTCTCATGTTGGAGCAAAAAGGAGACCCTCAAACTAAGTGGAAGCCTCTCTGGGACTATCTCCCCTGACCAACCCCAGGAGGAGGCAGGCACCCAAGGGCTGAATGGGGCCTGCCTGGGGCTTCCAAACATGCTCGCAGCCTGGGTGAAGCCGCAGCCCTGGTGAAGTCGTTGACAGGCCGGCCTGTCTTCTGCCCTCCTAGGTCCACCAGCCACTCCTACACCCCTCAAGGGCCCCCCACCCGCCGGCTGGGGGCACAGGCCTCTTGCGGGGTAgctggcctccccacccccacgccagcGGCCGCCCTTTCCTGGCAGGACAGCAGGATCCTGCAGCTGTCAGGGGAGGGGCGGCGGGGGCTGATGTCAGGAGGGATACAAATAGTGCGGACGGCTGGGGGCCCTGTCTCCCCTCTCCGCATCCACTCTCCGGCCGGCCGCCCGCCTGCCGCCTCCTCCGCGCCGCCCAGCCTCGCCCGCGCCGCCACCATGAGCCAGGCCTACTCGTCCAGCCAGCGCGTGTCCTCCTACCGCCGCACCTTCGGCGGGTCCCCGGCCTTCCCGCTCAGCTCCCCCCTGAGCTCGCCGGTGTTCTCGCGCGCGGGCTTCGGCACCAAGGGCTCCTCGAGCTCGATGTCGTCCCGCGTGTACCAGGTGTCGCGCACGTCGGGCGGGGCAGGGGGCCTGGGGTCGCTGCGGGCCAGCCGGCTGGGGACAGCCCGCGTGCCCTCCTCCTACGGCGCGGGCGAGCTGCTGGACTTCTCGCTGGCAGACGCGGTGAACCAGGAGTTCCTGACCACGCGCACCAACGAGAAGGTGGAGCTGCAGGAGCTCAACGACCGCTTCGCCAACTACATCGAGAAGGTGCGCTTCCTGGAGCAGCAGAACGCGGTGCTCGCCGCCGAGGTGAACCGGCTCAAGGCCCGCGAGCCCACTCGGGTCGCTGAGATCTACGAGGAGGAGCTGCGCGAGCTGCGGCGCCAGGTGGAGGTGCTCACCAACCAGCGCGCCCGCGTCGACGTCGAGCGCGACAACCTGCTGGACGACCTGCAGCGGCTCAAGGCCAAGTGAGCACCCGGTGCTCCCAGAACCCCTTGTCCACGCTGGGCGCCAGGGACCCTTTCCTGCCCCCAAGAAGGTCATCTACTTGTGTCCCCCGAGGGGAGATAGGTTCCGGGCTCTCCCTTGTGCTCCTGTTCGGCGAAGCAGTTTTTTGGGGGGACATGATGGGGTGGAAATGGGAGACCTTGGAAGACCAGGGGCCCTGTGGACAGCCCCCTGAAAAAGCGTCTTAAGATACTGGGGTGATGTTGATGGGGGTCAGGCAGGCAGATGGGTGGAGGAAAGAGGTCCAAGTGCagtcagaggggaagggggaggtggACAGGAGACCAGGAAATCTGGGGCCAGCTGGGAAGGGCAAGGGGTGGGGAATCCAAGCAGTAGCTCTCAGCTACTCTGCGATGAGGCTTTGGGGAGGGGGTTAGAGAAGGGAATCTgcccctgggctgggctgaggctGTGCCATTTCACAAGGGAATGGGTAAGTTAGAGGGAATGGGAGAGTGGGTGGGGGACTGTAGCCCTCAGAAAACTTAGAGATGGGGCTTCACCGGGCTCCCAGTAGGAAAGGGCAGCAAGTATAGAGCAAGTATTCATGGGTCCTGCTTCTGAGAGCCCATGTGAGCAGAGTCACCACCCTGCTGCCCAGGTTACAAACATCATTTGAGCACGTACACAGGCCCGGCTGGAGCTGCAAACCAGGAACACAGAAGTGGATAAAATAGACTGTTCCTAATCCCAGGGAGGTCACAGTCTGGTGGGGACATAGACTTCCAGGGTGTGGCTCTAGTGCAGAGATTGGGCCACTTCCTGTCCACTCTCTGGGTGGGCGGGGCCTCTTGTCTCCACCCAGCAGccagttttcctttctgtcctGAGCCCACTCCCTGGGCAGCCCAAGGCCAGTCATCTCCAGGGCCAGTTTTAGTATCCCCACCAACTGTCTGTTTTTCCATCTGTCTGTTCCTACCAGGCTGCAAGAGGAGATTCAGCtaaaagaagaagcagagaatAACTTGGCGGCCTTCCGTGCGGTGAGCCTCTTTGGACCCCCAGCAGCCTTACCCCTCTTTCCCCCTGTGTGGCCCCTGGtctccctctgcccttcctgggtGATAGGTGACCCTGTCCCTCTTGTTGGACCTCTCCCAGGATGTGGATGCTGCCACTCTAGCGCGCATTGACCTGGAGCGCAGGATCGAATCTCTCAACGAGGAAATTGCATTCCTTAAGAAAGTGCATGAAGAGGTATGCCCTGGGCCCTCCTCCCCAGGGTCCTTAGACACTGGTGAAAGTaggtggtgtgggggtgggggacagtggTAGTGCCTGGCTCTGGGAATGGAGGTGTGagggtgctggggggtggggtgcctgGTAGGGGACTGAAGCCCAGCTGCACCATGCAGGAGATCCGAGAGCTGCAGGCCCAGCTTCAGGAACAGCAGGTCCAGGTGGAGATGGACATGTCCAAGCCAGACCTCACCGCCGCGCTTAGGGACATCCGGGCCCAGTACGAGACCATCGCGGCTAAGAACATCTCAGAAGCTGAGGAATGGTACAAGTCAAAGGTAGGCGgcctggcccctccctccccctcaatCCCAGGTTTGGAGTTGCTTTCTGTGGCTCCATCCACGGGGAGGAGGGTGAGCTAGGGTCTCCATGCTCCCTTGCCCACCTCTGCCTGCATCATCTCAGGGCCCCTCTCTGCCTTTAGGTGTCTGACCTGACCCAGGCAGCCAACAAGAATAATGACGCATTGCGCCAGGCCAAGCAGGAGATGATGGAGTACCGACACCAGATCCAGTCCTACACCTGCGAGATCGATGCCCTCAAGGGCACTGTGAGTCCCTGCTTACCTCACCCAGCTCAGCCTTTCCTGCCCGTACCTCACACCCTCAGTCTGTGATGATGGGCCCATCAcataccctctctgggcctccgtctCCTCATATCTGCCACAGGAGTAAAAACAGGTGGATTACCAGTTGGGCTTTCAGAAAATCATGGGGCTCCTATGTGGGTGCAGGGAAGGCTGAACATTTATCAGTTCTATTCTCTGAGTTTCCACATAACACTTCATTTGAGTTCAGGGTTCCCTGGCTGAGATGGGTTTGACAATTCCTGGACCTGACTCTCTGGGGTTGCTTGCCAGCCCCAGATGTTTGTGTCGCTGTCCATCTTGGGACCCTAGtgttccccacccacccacccccaacaacCTGATGTTGACCTAGTCGCCCCTCCCCTGCAGAATGATTCCCTGATGAGGCAGATGCGGGAGCTGGAGGACCGCTTTGCTAGTGAGGCCAGCGGTTACCAGGACAACATTGCTCGCCTAGAGGAGGAGATCCGGCACCTCAAGGATGAGATGGCCCGCCACCTGCGGGAGTATCAGGACCTGCTCAATGTCAAGATGGCCCTGGACGTAGAGATTGCCACCTACCGGAAGCTGCTGGAGGGCGAGGAGAGCCGGTGAGGGGCAAGGAGGGGGCTGGCATTCTGAGAGATGCTGGGGGCTCATTCCTGCCCTGGGGGACGGGGCTCAGGATCACCTCAAACAAgatctggaaataattttatacaagAGTCCACCACTCCACTAATTGCAGAGAATTAATCAAGGCCACCCGGGGAAAAAGTGATTTAATTAATagcttttataaaaagagaaatgtaagtATTCCCTCATCTACCTTCAGAATTAAGAACTAGCAGCATAAAACCATGTTCAGCAACtggtaataaaataaagtattactGCCAGTCAAGGGAGAGATGAGAGCAAAGGGAGGAAtgatgaggaaagaaagggaggggccAGATGGAGACAGAGGGAGACGGAGAGACAGAGAGGCTTGAATGCAGGCTAAGAGAGAGGGTACAGAGGCTTGTGCACTGAGGGTGCATGTGCgcaagcatgcacacacacacagacacacacacacacacgtgctcatAGGAAAAGAACCAGTAGGACATACTCAGACTTGTCAACTCACCTCTAAACACAGAAAACACCGTACAACTGAAAGGGACACGAGAGAACCtgctgggggaaaggaaaggttCTATACCTTGATTGAGACTCATAGTTATATGGATGTAGACATTGCTCAAAACTCACTGGATGGCCCAGTAAAGATCTGTGTGTTTCACTGAATGTAAACttaatctcaatttaaaataGGTCATTAGCTCAAAAAAATGATGCCCATTGATACTCATAAAAATGATAACATCTGAAGTTTCAAAAAAT encodes the following:
- the DES gene encoding desmin: MSQAYSSSQRVSSYRRTFGGSPAFPLSSPLSSPVFSRAGFGTKGSSSSMSSRVYQVSRTSGGAGGLGSLRASRLGTARVPSSYGAGELLDFSLADAVNQEFLTTRTNEKVELQELNDRFANYIEKVRFLEQQNAVLAAEVNRLKAREPTRVAEIYEEELRELRRQVEVLTNQRARVDVERDNLLDDLQRLKAKLQEEIQLKEEAENNLAAFRADVDAATLARIDLERRIESLNEEIAFLKKVHEEEIRELQAQLQEQQVQVEMDMSKPDLTAALRDIRAQYETIAAKNISEAEEWYKSKVSDLTQAANKNNDALRQAKQEMMEYRHQIQSYTCEIDALKGTNDSLMRQMRELEDRFASEASGYQDNIARLEEEIRHLKDEMARHLREYQDLLNVKMALDVEIATYRKLLEGEESRINLPIQTFSTLNFRETSPEQRGSEVHTKKTVMIKTIETRDGEVVSEATQQQHEVL